A stretch of DNA from Acidobacteriota bacterium:
CGCCGGTGGAGGAGCTGCCCCACGAGGGGACCCACGGGGACGGCTCCTGGGCTTCCGCCTCGCCGGTCACCGACGGCGAGCACCTGATCGTCTCCTTCGGCTCCCGGGGCATCTTCGGCTACAGCCTGGACGGCAAGCTCCTGTGGTCCAAGGATCTGGGGGATATGGAAACCCGCAACGGCTTCGGCGAGGGCAGCTCGCCGGCGCTCCACGGGGATACGGTGGTGATCAATTGGGATCACGAAGGGGAGGACTTCATCGTCGCGCTGGACAAGGCCACCGGCGAGGAACGCTGGCGGAAGCAGCGGGACGAGCCCACCTCCTGGTCGACGCCGCTGGTGGTGGAGCATGGCGGGCGGGCGCAGGTGGTGGTGGCGGCCACGGAGGCGACTCGGGCCTACGACCTGAAGACCGGCGACGTGCTGTGGGAGGTGCCGGGGATGACTCTAAACACCATCCCGACGCCGGTGGAGCAGGACGGCGTGGTCTTCGTGATGAGCGGCTTCCGCGGCAACGCGGTGCAGGCGATTCGGTTGGGGGAGGCGGCGCAGCAGGCTGCGGCCGAGAATGACTCAGGCGGCGAGGTCGGCAGCGGCGCGAGCCGGATTCTCTGGTCCCTGGATCGGGACACTCCCTACGTGCCCTCACCGGTGCTCTACCAAGGGACCCTCTACTTCCTCAAGAGCAACAACGGCATCCTCACGGCGGTGAACGCCACCACCGGGGAAGTGCTCTACGGGCCGGAGCGGCTTCCCGGCGTCTCCGGGGTCTACGCCTCGCCGGTGGCGGCCCAGGGGAAGGTCTACATCGTGGGGCGGGACGGCACTTCCCTGGTGCTGCGCCACGGGCCGAAGTTCGAGGTCCTGGCCACCAACTCCCTCGACGACCGCTTCGACGCCTCGCCGGCCATCGTGGGAGACGAGCTCTATCTGCGCGGTCACGAGCACCTCTACGCCATCGTGGAGGCTTCGCAGCAGGGTATGGAGAAGGAAACCACGGCATCGCGCTGAGAAGCGCTAGGACAGCGGAAAGGGCTGGTCGGGATCTGGTCGGGTACGGCCGGCCAGCTGGCGGATCGAGTTAAGCGGAGCGAGCGAGACGGGATGGGTGATTGCTCCTGGGAGCTGGCTGGAAGCCGGCGCTCCCAGGGTTCTCGGCCTGCATTCAGGGGTGGAATGGGGGTGTCGTCCCGGCAGGGACGAGATGTAGTAGCGAGGGGTTTGAACCCCTCGCGGGGGCGCTGTCTCGCGAACATCGGATCCCCGGGGTGGTCTCCTCGCAGCCTGATACCTACCCAGCTTTCCCCGCAACCATCTGCGCCACCGGCGTCGCCCCGCGCTCGGCACAGCTGAGGGTGGCCTGGCGCACGGCTTCATCCAGGGCCTGTTGCAGAAAGCTCTCCCCAGCACGAGCCCCGGCGAGGGCGCGAGCCAAGAAGACCGCGCAGAAGACGTCGCCGGCGCCGGTGGCATCGACCACGGAGACGGCGGGTGGGGGAGCGGCGGAGAGAAGGATCTCGCGCTCCTCGCGGTCGTGGGCACTGACCAAAAAGGCGCCCCGGGGACCGTCGGTGACCAGCAGGACTTGGAGGGTGGAGCCGGCAGCGCGGGCGGTGGAGAAGAGGGCTTGGGCGAGCTGCTCCGGGCTGCTGCCGCGGTGCGTTTGCACCAGCGGCCCCCACAGCGCCAGAGCTTCCAGCTGGCTCAGCTCGTCGGTGGAGACTTTGAGAATGTCCGCGGCCAGCAAGGCCTCGCGCACCACCGCCGCGGCGTCGTGGGGAGGGCGTAGGTTGAGGTCGCAAAAGCGGAGGCCGGAGGTCTCGCGCGCCAGTCGTCGCACCAGGCGGCGCCAGGTCCGGCGATTGGCCGGGCCGCGCAGCGCCAGGGTGCCGTAATAGAGGAGGGCGCCGTCGAGACGTTCGGGGATTGCGGCGATGGCATCCCAGGCAGCGTTCTCTGCGAGGGTGAAGACGGGCTGGCCGGCGGCGTCCAGCTCGACGGTGACCAGGCCGGTGGCGGCCGTGGAGGTCCCAAGGCAGGCGGTGTCGATGCCGTGGGTTTGGAGCACCTCGCGAATGCGCCGGCCGCGGCCATCGTCGCCGACGGCGGAGATGAGCGCTACCGGCAAGTCTGTCGCTGCCTGCCGATCCTGGGCCAGCCGAAAGGCGACGTTGAACGGCGCGCCGCCCAGATACGCACCGTCCTCGAACTCGTCCACCAGCACCTCGCCGAAGCAGTGGATGCGGGTCACCGCGGCGAGGCGTCGGGCGATGGGCGGTGGGTAGTGGGCCATGACGGTGGAACCGGCAAGATCTCGGGTAGGTGGTAGGCCCGCAACGGTATCACCGGTCTACCCTCAGGGCGGCCCCTCGGCGCAGACCTGGCGAGTGATTCAGACAATCATCTCCGCCTGCTACTATCGCACCGCACGCATCGGATCT
This window harbors:
- a CDS encoding PQQ-binding-like beta-propeller repeat protein, encoding MGLVLATVASMALPVLADEWGNWRGPEKTGEAAEGSAPPVSWSEEQNVRWKVAVPGKGLASPVIWGDRIFLTSAVPTGKKVELEIPENETERERAWRLRGIQPEMVQRYTVMALERATGKVVWEHAPVEELPHEGTHGDGSWASASPVTDGEHLIVSFGSRGIFGYSLDGKLLWSKDLGDMETRNGFGEGSSPALHGDTVVINWDHEGEDFIVALDKATGEERWRKQRDEPTSWSTPLVVEHGGRAQVVVAATEATRAYDLKTGDVLWEVPGMTLNTIPTPVEQDGVVFVMSGFRGNAVQAIRLGEAAQQAAAENDSGGEVGSGASRILWSLDRDTPYVPSPVLYQGTLYFLKSNNGILTAVNATTGEVLYGPERLPGVSGVYASPVAAQGKVYIVGRDGTSLVLRHGPKFEVLATNSLDDRFDASPAIVGDELYLRGHEHLYAIVEASQQGMEKETTASR
- a CDS encoding PfkB family carbohydrate kinase; amino-acid sequence: MAHYPPPIARRLAAVTRIHCFGEVLVDEFEDGAYLGGAPFNVAFRLAQDRQAATDLPVALISAVGDDGRGRRIREVLQTHGIDTACLGTSTAATGLVTVELDAAGQPVFTLAENAAWDAIAAIPERLDGALLYYGTLALRGPANRRTWRRLVRRLARETSGLRFCDLNLRPPHDAAAVVREALLAADILKVSTDELSQLEALALWGPLVQTHRGSSPEQLAQALFSTARAAGSTLQVLLVTDGPRGAFLVSAHDREEREILLSAAPPPAVSVVDATGAGDVFCAVFLARALAGARAGESFLQQALDEAVRQATLSCAERGATPVAQMVAGKAG